The following are from one region of the Roseobacter fucihabitans genome:
- a CDS encoding TetR/AcrR family transcriptional regulator, translating to MARPREFDPEDAIKRATGVFWQKGYLEASLPDLLEGMGLTRGSLYKAFKDKKTLFLLVLAHYQDEAVGAAQARLTNPQVPDGRLRILSLFQALATAVAAGDARGCLLCSAAAGYEMSDPEIAAAVEQGMEGIRAGLEAALRDSLTHADQSKEAQRALANMLLTQYIGLCVLARSRMSLGVIEQCTGHVAQLLGLERA from the coding sequence ATGGCACGACCCAGAGAGTTCGACCCCGAGGATGCGATCAAACGGGCGACGGGTGTATTTTGGCAAAAGGGCTATCTGGAGGCATCGCTTCCGGATCTGCTGGAGGGTATGGGACTGACGCGTGGCAGCCTCTACAAGGCCTTCAAGGACAAAAAGACCCTTTTTCTGCTGGTTCTTGCGCACTACCAGGATGAAGCGGTCGGGGCGGCTCAGGCGCGGCTGACCAATCCGCAGGTGCCTGATGGGCGGCTCAGGATCCTGAGCCTGTTTCAGGCGCTGGCCACGGCTGTGGCAGCGGGGGATGCGCGGGGGTGTCTGTTGTGCTCGGCGGCGGCGGGCTATGAAATGTCCGATCCGGAAATTGCGGCAGCCGTGGAGCAGGGTATGGAGGGCATCCGCGCCGGGTTGGAGGCGGCGCTGCGGGACTCACTGACACATGCGGACCAATCCAAGGAGGCACAGCGCGCCCTGGCAAACATGCTCCTGACGCAATATATCGGTCTGTGCGTTCTGGCCCGGTCGCGCATGTCGCTGGGCGTGATCGAGCAATGCACGGGCCATGTTGCGCAGTTATTGGGCCTGGAGCGCGCGTAA